Proteins encoded together in one Sinorhizobium meliloti window:
- the serA gene encoding phosphoglycerate dehydrogenase, with amino-acid sequence MAPRVLVSDELSETAVQIFRDHGVEVDFQPKLGKDKEKLAEIIGNYDGLAIRSATKVTEKLIAAATNLKVVGRAGIGVDNVDIPAASRRGIIVMNTPFGNSITTAEHAIALMFAVARQLPAADGSTQAGKWEKSKFMGVEITGKVLGVIGAGNIGSIVCARAIGLKMHVIAYDPFLSKERAEEMGVVKVELDELLAQADFISLHVPLTDKTRNILNAEAIAKTKPGVRIINCARGGLVDEKALAEALKSGQVAGAGFDVFEVEPATESPLFGLPNVVCTPHLGASTTEAQENVALQVAEQMSEYLVKGAVTNAINMPSITAEEAPILKPFIRLADVLGAFVGQVTESAIKEIEILYDGSTAAMNTKALTSAALAGLIRPQVADVNMVSAPVMVKEKGVILSEVKRDKTGVFDGYIKLTVRTANQTRSVAGTVFSDGKPRFIQIKGINLDADVGNHMVYITNTDVPGMIGFIGSTLGDAGVNIANFQLGREKQGGDAIALLYVDGPVSETVLDKLRANEAIRQAKPLVFNID; translated from the coding sequence ATGGCACCTCGCGTTCTCGTATCCGATGAACTGTCGGAAACCGCTGTCCAGATATTCCGCGACCATGGCGTGGAAGTGGATTTCCAGCCGAAGCTTGGCAAGGACAAGGAGAAGCTTGCCGAGATCATCGGCAATTACGACGGCCTTGCCATCCGCTCCGCCACCAAGGTGACCGAAAAGCTGATCGCCGCCGCGACCAATCTCAAGGTCGTCGGCCGCGCCGGCATCGGCGTCGACAATGTCGACATTCCTGCCGCTTCGCGCCGCGGCATCATCGTCATGAACACGCCCTTCGGCAACTCGATCACCACCGCCGAGCATGCGATCGCGTTGATGTTCGCCGTTGCAAGGCAGCTTCCCGCCGCCGACGGCTCGACCCAGGCCGGCAAGTGGGAAAAGTCGAAGTTCATGGGCGTCGAGATCACCGGCAAGGTGCTCGGGGTCATCGGCGCCGGCAATATCGGCTCGATCGTCTGCGCCCGCGCGATCGGTCTCAAGATGCACGTCATCGCCTATGATCCGTTCCTGTCGAAGGAGCGGGCAGAGGAAATGGGCGTCGTCAAGGTAGAGCTCGACGAACTCCTCGCCCAGGCAGACTTCATCAGCCTGCACGTGCCGCTGACGGACAAGACCCGCAACATCCTGAACGCGGAGGCGATCGCGAAGACCAAGCCGGGCGTGCGTATCATCAACTGCGCCCGCGGCGGTCTCGTCGATGAAAAGGCGCTTGCCGAGGCCCTCAAGTCCGGCCAGGTCGCCGGCGCAGGCTTCGACGTCTTCGAGGTCGAGCCCGCCACCGAGAGCCCGCTCTTCGGCCTGCCGAACGTCGTCTGCACGCCGCATCTCGGCGCATCGACGACCGAGGCGCAGGAGAACGTCGCTCTGCAGGTCGCCGAGCAGATGTCGGAATATCTCGTCAAGGGTGCGGTCACGAACGCCATCAACATGCCGTCGATCACGGCGGAAGAGGCGCCGATCCTGAAGCCCTTCATCCGGCTCGCGGACGTTCTCGGTGCCTTTGTCGGGCAGGTTACCGAAAGTGCGATCAAGGAGATCGAGATCCTCTACGACGGCTCGACCGCGGCGATGAACACCAAGGCGCTGACGAGCGCGGCGCTCGCCGGCCTGATCCGCCCCCAGGTGGCCGACGTAAACATGGTTTCGGCGCCGGTCATGGTCAAGGAAAAGGGCGTGATCCTTTCCGAGGTCAAGCGCGACAAGACCGGTGTCTTCGACGGCTACATCAAGCTGACTGTCAGGACGGCGAACCAGACCCGCTCCGTCGCAGGGACCGTCTTCTCCGACGGCAAGCCGCGCTTCATCCAGATCAAGGGCATCAATCTCGATGCGGATGTCGGCAATCACATGGTCTACATAACCAACACCGACGTCCCCGGCATGATCGGCTTCATCGGATCGACCCTCGGCGACGCGGGCGTCAACATCGCCAATTTCCAGCTCGGCCGTGAGAAGCAGGGCGGCGATGCGATCGCGCTGCTTTACGTCGATGGCCCGGTTTCGGAGACCGTGCTCGACAAGCTGCGGGCGAACGAAGCGATCCGCCAGGCAAAGCCGCTGGTGTTCAATATCGACTGA
- a CDS encoding phosphoserine transaminase, producing MTKPAKPAMRPANTHFSSGPCAKRPGWTLEALSDAPLGRSHRAKIGKTKLKQAIDLTREILEVPADYRIGIVPASDTGAVEMALWSLLGARGVDMLAWESFGAGWVTDVVKQLKLSDVRRLEADYGALPDLTKVDFDRDVVFTWNGTTSGVRVPNADFIPADRKGLTICDATSAAFAQALDFAKLDVVTFSWQKVLGGEGAHGVLILSPRAVERLETYVPAWPLPKIFRMTKGGKLIEGIFTGETINTPSMLCVEDYIDALLWAKSVGGLEGLMARADANAEVIHRFVAANDWIANLAVKPETRSNTSVCLKIADNDVSALDADGQAAFAKGVVALLEKEGVAFDIGHYRDAPSGLRIWAGATIETSDVEALMPWLTWAFETQKATLSQAAA from the coding sequence ATGACGAAGCCTGCCAAGCCGGCCATGCGCCCGGCCAATACTCATTTTTCTTCTGGTCCTTGCGCCAAGCGTCCCGGTTGGACGCTCGAAGCTCTCTCCGATGCCCCGCTCGGTCGCTCGCACCGAGCCAAGATCGGAAAGACAAAGCTCAAGCAAGCGATAGACCTCACCCGCGAAATTCTCGAAGTTCCGGCCGATTACCGTATCGGTATCGTGCCCGCTTCGGACACCGGTGCCGTTGAGATGGCGCTTTGGTCGCTGCTCGGCGCCCGCGGCGTCGACATGCTGGCGTGGGAGAGCTTTGGTGCCGGCTGGGTGACCGACGTCGTCAAGCAGTTGAAGCTTTCCGACGTCCGCCGCCTCGAGGCCGATTACGGCGCACTCCCGGACCTGACCAAGGTCGATTTCGATCGCGACGTGGTCTTCACCTGGAACGGCACGACCTCCGGCGTGCGGGTTCCGAATGCCGATTTCATTCCCGCGGATCGCAAGGGCCTGACCATCTGCGATGCGACCTCCGCCGCCTTCGCGCAGGCGCTCGATTTCGCCAAGCTCGACGTCGTGACTTTCTCCTGGCAGAAGGTGCTCGGCGGAGAGGGCGCCCATGGCGTGCTGATCCTCAGCCCCCGCGCAGTCGAACGGCTGGAGACCTATGTCCCCGCCTGGCCGCTGCCGAAGATCTTCCGCATGACCAAGGGCGGCAAGCTGATCGAGGGTATCTTCACCGGCGAGACGATCAATACGCCGTCCATGCTCTGCGTCGAGGACTATATCGACGCGCTTCTCTGGGCGAAGTCGGTCGGTGGCCTCGAGGGTCTGATGGCCCGCGCCGATGCCAATGCCGAGGTCATTCACCGTTTCGTTGCAGCCAATGACTGGATCGCCAACCTCGCGGTGAAGCCCGAAACCCGTTCCAATACGTCGGTCTGCCTGAAGATCGCCGACAATGATGTGTCGGCGCTCGACGCGGACGGACAGGCCGCCTTCGCCAAGGGGGTCGTGGCCCTCCTCGAGAAGGAAGGCGTCGCATTCGACATCGGCCATTATCGCGATGCGCCGTCCGGGCTTCGCATATGGGCGGGCGCGACGATCGAGACGTCCGACGTGGAAGCGCTGATGCCGTGGCTCACCTGGGCTTTCGAGACCCAGAAGGCGACGCTTTCGCAGGCTGCCGCCTGA
- a CDS encoding outer membrane protein — MAFCAGLLAPFSAQAADEELLDAPEITISPETTGGGVYLRGDIGYAAWLDEGDPFYRSSGGTGAVSFDDARFDKPASATIGLGYQFTDVIRADLTAEYFEGRFDGASLSASPCAGEGAGTRCALSHSANFSALGLMANGYVDLATLAGFTPYLGAGIGATRIDWKTTHETSTCVGAGGACSGAAGGASYGGRDSWRFTYAFMAGASYDVTDRLKFDAGYRYSQIADGDMFGSGGAEGYDDGLSRHEFRVGLRFALW, encoded by the coding sequence ATGGCATTCTGCGCCGGCCTGTTGGCGCCGTTCTCTGCACAGGCCGCCGACGAAGAACTGCTCGACGCGCCCGAGATCACGATTTCGCCGGAAACGACCGGCGGCGGCGTTTATCTGCGTGGCGACATCGGCTACGCAGCCTGGCTGGACGAGGGCGATCCCTTCTACCGCTCCTCTGGCGGCACGGGAGCCGTTTCCTTCGACGACGCGCGCTTCGACAAGCCGGCCTCCGCCACCATCGGCCTCGGCTATCAATTCACCGACGTCATTCGTGCCGATCTAACGGCCGAATATTTCGAGGGCCGCTTCGACGGGGCGTCGCTGTCGGCCAGTCCGTGCGCGGGCGAGGGCGCGGGGACGAGGTGCGCTCTTTCCCACAGCGCCAATTTTTCCGCGCTCGGCCTGATGGCAAACGGTTATGTCGATCTGGCGACGCTTGCCGGTTTCACGCCGTATCTCGGTGCCGGCATCGGAGCGACCCGGATCGACTGGAAAACGACCCATGAGACCTCGACCTGCGTTGGGGCAGGCGGGGCCTGCTCCGGGGCGGCGGGCGGTGCTTCCTACGGCGGGCGGGACAGCTGGCGCTTTACCTATGCCTTCATGGCGGGCGCCTCCTACGACGTCACGGATCGGCTGAAGTTCGATGCCGGCTATCGCTATTCGCAGATTGCGGATGGCGACATGTTTGGCTCCGGGGGCGCGGAGGGCTATGACGACGGACTGTCGCGTCATGAGTTCCGCGTCGGACTGCGTTTCGCGCTTTGGTGA
- a CDS encoding outer membrane protein, with product MIRQPFKNTLMYWGWGMKKIFRGVAAALLSGTPVYAADVYQPPVEAPFVEQPVEVVEASGWYLRGDVGYAWNDLRGAHYFQGSNSNLVDFDRADVDDSYVLGGGVGYQINSYLRADVTLDYLGESDFNGSTSGGCGVAVNCVSNDVASMSAWSLLANAYVDLGTYGAFTPYVGAGIGGTRVKWGTLRNTSCDVTDPGNCDPTIEHKGESDWRFTYALMAGTAVDLTCNLKADVGYRFRHINGGNMFGYNLNSGPAYDKDIYVHEARAGLRYSFGNNCEAAYVPPAEPIVYK from the coding sequence ATGATCCGTCAGCCGTTCAAGAATACACTAATGTATTGGGGTTGGGGCATGAAGAAGATTTTTAGGGGCGTTGCTGCGGCTCTGCTGAGCGGCACGCCGGTTTATGCAGCGGACGTCTATCAGCCGCCCGTAGAAGCACCGTTCGTCGAGCAGCCGGTGGAGGTGGTCGAAGCCAGCGGCTGGTATTTGCGCGGCGACGTCGGTTACGCGTGGAACGATTTGCGCGGTGCCCACTATTTCCAGGGCTCGAACAGCAATCTGGTCGATTTCGACCGCGCCGATGTAGATGATTCCTACGTCCTTGGCGGCGGTGTCGGATACCAGATCAACAGCTATCTGCGTGCCGACGTCACGCTCGACTATCTCGGCGAGTCCGACTTCAACGGCTCTACCAGCGGCGGTTGCGGGGTTGCCGTCAACTGCGTCTCGAACGATGTCGCATCGATGTCCGCCTGGAGCCTGCTGGCCAATGCCTATGTGGACCTCGGGACCTACGGTGCCTTCACGCCCTATGTCGGTGCCGGTATCGGTGGTACCCGGGTAAAGTGGGGAACCCTGCGCAACACGAGTTGCGACGTTACGGATCCCGGCAACTGCGACCCGACGATCGAGCATAAGGGCGAAAGCGATTGGCGCTTCACCTATGCGCTGATGGCCGGTACCGCCGTGGATCTCACCTGCAATCTCAAGGCCGATGTCGGCTACCGCTTCCGCCATATCAACGGCGGCAACATGTTCGGCTACAATCTCAACAGCGGCCCGGCCTACGACAAGGACATTTATGTGCACGAGGCGCGCGCCGGCCTGCGCTATTCCTTCGGCAACAATTGCGAAGCGGCCTATGTGCCGCCGGCCGAGCCGATCGTATATAAGTGA
- the glmM gene encoding phosphoglucosamine mutase, with protein MKRRYFGTDGIRGQSNIFPMTPDLAMRVGIAVGTIFRNGAHRHRVVIGKDTRLSGYMLENAMVAGFTAAGLDVFLLGPIPTPGVAMLTRSLRADIGVMISASHNAFRDNGIKLFGPDGYKLSDDIEQKIEELLEQDMSGQLAKPEDIGRAKRVDGDIYRYIEQAKRTLPRDVTLKGLRIAIDCANGAAYKVAPSALWELGAEVVTIGTEPNGVNINLECGSTHPAALQKKVHEVRADIGIALDGDADRVLIVDEEGAVIDGDQLMAVIADSWAADGMLKGGGIAATVMSNLGLERYLQARRLKLHRTKVGDRYVVEQMRQDGLNVGGEQSGHIVLSDFGTTGDGLVAALQILAVVKRQGKTVSEICRRFEPVPQVLKNVRVAAGKPLEDAGVQQAIADAEAQLAKNGRLLIRPSGTEPLIRVMAEGDDRGQVERIVDELVNVIGGVRNAA; from the coding sequence ATGAAGCGCAGATATTTCGGCACCGACGGCATTCGCGGCCAGTCCAATATATTTCCGATGACGCCGGACCTCGCCATGCGGGTCGGCATTGCAGTAGGAACGATTTTCAGAAACGGCGCTCACCGCCACCGGGTGGTAATCGGCAAGGACACGCGCCTGTCCGGCTACATGCTCGAGAACGCAATGGTCGCGGGCTTCACGGCAGCGGGGCTCGACGTCTTTCTGCTCGGCCCGATCCCGACGCCCGGCGTTGCCATGCTGACGCGGTCGCTGAGGGCCGATATCGGCGTGATGATCTCCGCCTCGCACAATGCGTTCCGCGACAACGGCATCAAGCTCTTCGGGCCCGATGGCTACAAGCTCTCGGATGACATTGAACAAAAGATCGAAGAACTGTTGGAGCAGGATATGTCCGGGCAGCTCGCCAAGCCGGAGGATATCGGCCGGGCCAAGCGCGTCGACGGTGACATCTACCGGTATATCGAGCAAGCCAAGCGGACGCTGCCGCGCGACGTCACGCTGAAAGGTCTTCGGATCGCCATCGATTGCGCAAACGGTGCCGCCTACAAGGTCGCGCCCTCCGCCCTTTGGGAACTGGGCGCCGAAGTCGTTACGATCGGAACCGAACCGAACGGCGTCAACATCAACCTTGAGTGCGGATCGACGCATCCGGCGGCGCTTCAGAAGAAGGTGCACGAGGTGAGGGCGGATATCGGCATCGCGCTCGACGGAGACGCCGACCGTGTTCTGATCGTCGACGAGGAGGGGGCGGTCATCGACGGCGACCAGCTCATGGCGGTCATCGCCGACAGCTGGGCGGCAGATGGCATGCTCAAGGGCGGCGGCATTGCCGCGACCGTCATGTCGAATCTCGGCCTCGAACGCTACCTTCAGGCGCGCCGGCTCAAGCTCCACCGCACCAAGGTGGGCGATCGCTACGTCGTCGAGCAGATGCGTCAGGATGGCCTGAACGTCGGTGGCGAACAATCGGGCCACATCGTGCTTTCCGATTTCGGCACCACCGGCGACGGCCTCGTCGCGGCGCTGCAGATCCTCGCGGTCGTAAAGCGCCAGGGCAAGACTGTGAGCGAAATCTGCCGTCGTTTCGAGCCCGTGCCGCAGGTCTTGAAGAACGTTCGCGTTGCGGCCGGCAAGCCCCTCGAGGATGCCGGCGTGCAGCAGGCGATCGCCGATGCGGAGGCGCAGCTCGCCAAGAACGGGCGGCTGCTCATCCGGCCCTCCGGCACCGAACCGCTGATCCGCGTCATGGCGGAGGGCGACGACCGCGGTCAGGTCGAGCGCATCGTCGACGAACTCGTCAACGTGATCGGCGGCGTGCGCAACGCTGCCTGA
- the ftsH gene encoding ATP-dependent zinc metalloprotease FtsH, with protein MNPNFRNFALWAIIALLLIALFSMFQQPTERAGSREIPFSQFLKDVDASRVKDVVITGSKVIGSYTESGATFQTYAPAVDTALTERLEAKDVTVTVRPETDGSSGFLSYIGTLLPMLLILGVWLFFMRQMQGGSRGAMGFGKSKAKLLTEAHGRVTFDDVAGVDEAKQDLEEIVEFLRDPQKFQRLGGRIPRGVLLVGPPGTGKTLLARSVAGEANVPFFTISGSDFVEMFVGVGASRVRDMFEQAKKNAPCIIFIDEIDAVGRHRGAGLGGGNDEREQTLNQLLVEMDGFEANEGIILIAATNRPDVLDPALLRPGRFDRQVVVPNPDINGRERILKVHVRNVPLAPNVDLKVLARGTPGFSGADLMNLVNEAALMAARRNKRLVTMQEFEDAKDKIMMGAERRSSAMTEAEKKLTAYHEAGHAILALNVPSADPLHKATIIPRGRALGMVMQLPEGDRYSMSYKWMISRLAIMMGGRVAEELTFGKENITSGASSDIEQATKLARAMVTQWGFSDQLGQVAYGENQQEVFLGHSVAQQKNVSESTAQKIDNEIRRLIDEAYETARRILIEKNHEFVALAEGLLEYETLTGDEIKALIRGEKPARDLGDDTPPHRGSAVPSAGTKKEAGTKGEEPEGGFEPQPQ; from the coding sequence ATGAACCCTAATTTTCGAAATTTTGCCCTTTGGGCAATCATAGCGCTTCTCCTGATAGCGCTATTCAGCATGTTCCAGCAGCCGACCGAACGAGCAGGCTCGCGTGAAATTCCATTCTCGCAGTTCCTCAAGGACGTAGACGCGAGCCGTGTGAAGGACGTGGTGATCACCGGTTCGAAGGTGATCGGCAGCTACACCGAAAGCGGGGCGACTTTCCAGACTTATGCGCCCGCCGTCGACACGGCGCTGACGGAGCGGCTGGAAGCCAAGGACGTCACGGTCACGGTTCGGCCGGAGACGGACGGCTCGTCGGGCTTCCTCAGCTACATCGGAACGCTGTTGCCGATGCTCCTGATCCTCGGCGTCTGGCTGTTCTTCATGCGGCAGATGCAAGGTGGCTCGCGCGGCGCGATGGGTTTCGGAAAGTCCAAGGCAAAGCTTTTGACGGAAGCGCATGGCCGCGTGACCTTCGACGACGTCGCTGGTGTCGACGAGGCGAAGCAGGATCTCGAGGAAATAGTCGAATTCCTGCGCGACCCGCAGAAGTTCCAGCGCCTCGGTGGCCGCATCCCGCGCGGCGTGCTGCTGGTCGGGCCGCCCGGCACCGGTAAGACGCTGCTTGCCCGCTCGGTTGCCGGCGAGGCGAACGTCCCCTTCTTCACGATTTCGGGTTCGGACTTCGTCGAAATGTTCGTCGGTGTCGGCGCATCGCGCGTCCGCGACATGTTCGAGCAGGCGAAGAAGAACGCCCCCTGCATCATTTTCATCGACGAAATCGATGCGGTCGGCCGCCATCGCGGCGCCGGTCTCGGCGGCGGCAACGACGAGCGCGAGCAGACGCTGAACCAGCTGCTGGTCGAGATGGACGGCTTCGAGGCGAACGAGGGCATCATCCTCATCGCAGCCACGAACCGGCCGGACGTGCTCGACCCGGCGCTTCTGCGTCCGGGCCGCTTCGACCGCCAGGTCGTCGTACCGAACCCGGACATCAACGGCCGCGAGCGGATCCTGAAAGTGCATGTCCGCAACGTGCCGCTCGCACCGAACGTGGACCTCAAGGTGCTGGCACGCGGGACGCCGGGCTTCTCGGGCGCCGATCTCATGAATCTCGTCAACGAGGCCGCGCTGATGGCGGCGCGGCGCAACAAGCGCCTCGTTACCATGCAGGAGTTCGAGGACGCCAAGGACAAGATCATGATGGGCGCCGAGCGCCGCTCTTCGGCCATGACCGAAGCCGAGAAGAAGCTGACCGCCTATCACGAGGCGGGCCATGCGATCCTCGCGCTCAACGTCCCCTCGGCCGATCCGTTGCACAAGGCGACGATCATTCCCCGCGGCCGTGCGCTCGGCATGGTGATGCAGCTTCCCGAGGGCGACCGCTACTCGATGAGCTACAAGTGGATGATCTCGCGCCTTGCGATCATGATGGGCGGACGCGTTGCCGAGGAACTGACCTTCGGCAAGGAGAACATCACCTCCGGCGCATCCTCCGATATCGAGCAGGCGACGAAGCTTGCCCGAGCGATGGTGACGCAGTGGGGCTTCTCCGACCAGCTCGGTCAGGTCGCCTATGGCGAGAATCAGCAGGAGGTTTTCCTCGGCCATTCCGTCGCGCAGCAGAAGAACGTTTCGGAATCGACCGCCCAGAAAATCGACAACGAAATCCGCCGGCTGATCGACGAGGCCTATGAGACGGCGCGCCGCATCCTCATCGAAAAGAACCATGAATTCGTGGCTCTCGCGGAAGGATTGCTCGAATACGAGACGCTGACCGGCGACGAGATCAAGGCTCTGATCCGCGGCGAGAAGCCGGCGCGCGATCTCGGGGACGACACACCGCCGCATCGCGGCTCTGCAGTGCCGTCAGCCGGCACGAAGAAGGAAGCCGGCACCAAGGGCGAGGAGCCCGAAGGTGGGTTCGAACCGCAGCCGCAATAG
- the tilS gene encoding tRNA lysidine(34) synthetase TilS — translation MPHAVLDTARNFLRSFIRPCRILVAVSGGSDSMGLLVALHAAIAADERRGFSLAACTVDHALRPQSAREAEDVAAFCAALGIAHRVYRWEGAKPSTGIQAAARNKRYELLAEAAGGLGADCIATGHTCDDQQETVAMRVARGRSEGAGDGEQGEGHGAAGMAAAMLYGRRIWVLRPFLGLARAEIRSFLQACGVSWTDDPSNANPAFERVRVRARIATSQGMPTPLCNGRQRAASSARAAALIEKRIRVHEALVAEISSRHAREIDDADWRRALLTVASVLGGRGHMPARATVQRLSQFLRSGEPGRMTAGRVVFDRRASGLYLYREARNLPGLAVGPGGQGIWDGRFTVKSGGTAVTVAADASGRLWTQRLIDAGLPTGIAKRGSMVAPEIASADGAGLAFGEAPAKVEYHIPLYDTFLPGFDRIMADAVAVSFGRDRYPAPPVHEVLIEMET, via the coding sequence ATGCCCCATGCCGTCCTCGATACGGCCCGAAATTTTCTCCGATCCTTTATCAGGCCCTGCAGGATTCTGGTTGCCGTCTCCGGTGGCAGCGACTCGATGGGGTTGCTTGTAGCCCTGCATGCGGCGATCGCCGCAGATGAGCGCCGTGGATTTTCCCTTGCCGCCTGCACTGTCGACCATGCGCTGAGGCCGCAGTCGGCTCGCGAAGCAGAAGATGTGGCGGCTTTTTGTGCTGCGCTCGGTATTGCCCACCGCGTGTATCGCTGGGAGGGCGCGAAGCCGTCGACCGGCATTCAGGCGGCGGCTCGAAACAAACGCTACGAATTATTGGCCGAGGCCGCGGGGGGGCTTGGCGCCGATTGCATCGCGACCGGCCATACGTGTGACGACCAGCAGGAGACCGTCGCCATGCGCGTTGCCCGCGGCAGAAGCGAGGGTGCTGGAGACGGGGAGCAGGGCGAAGGGCATGGCGCCGCCGGCATGGCCGCGGCCATGTTGTACGGACGGCGGATCTGGGTGTTGCGGCCGTTTCTCGGCTTGGCGCGCGCCGAGATCCGCAGCTTTCTGCAGGCATGCGGCGTCTCCTGGACCGACGATCCGAGCAATGCCAACCCCGCCTTCGAGCGGGTCCGGGTACGTGCCCGGATAGCGACCTCCCAGGGGATGCCGACGCCCTTGTGCAACGGGCGTCAGCGCGCCGCCTCTTCCGCCAGAGCCGCCGCCCTGATCGAGAAGCGCATCCGCGTTCACGAGGCGCTCGTCGCGGAGATTTCGTCACGGCATGCCCGGGAGATTGACGATGCGGACTGGCGCCGTGCGCTCCTGACGGTCGCGTCGGTTCTCGGCGGGCGCGGCCACATGCCCGCTCGCGCCACGGTGCAGCGGCTTTCGCAGTTCCTGCGATCGGGTGAGCCTGGCCGCATGACGGCGGGACGGGTCGTCTTCGACCGGCGGGCAAGCGGTCTCTATCTCTATCGAGAGGCGCGCAACCTGCCGGGGCTCGCCGTCGGACCGGGCGGGCAGGGCATTTGGGATGGGCGGTTCACGGTAAAGAGCGGCGGGACGGCGGTTACGGTCGCCGCGGACGCTTCGGGGAGGCTGTGGACTCAGAGGCTTATTGACGCAGGGCTGCCGACGGGGATTGCCAAGCGCGGATCCATGGTGGCACCAGAAATCGCGTCGGCGGACGGCGCGGGGCTCGCCTTCGGCGAGGCTCCGGCGAAAGTCGAGTACCACATCCCGCTTTACGACACCTTTTTGCCGGGTTTCGACAGGATCATGGCGGATGCGGTCGCCGTGTCGTTTGGGCGTGATCGATACCCCGCGCCGCCGGTGCACGAAGTTTTGATAGAAATGGAAACGTAA